A DNA window from Brassica napus cultivar Da-Ae chromosome C1, Da-Ae, whole genome shotgun sequence contains the following coding sequences:
- the LOC125579981 gene encoding uncharacterized protein LOC125579981: MGRLRYQSHQKFLNKDEYIIGKFHKCSLPPGGLVHAVANRIWGRSCKISCKKLSDSSYMFHIPHQPTRHWVIQRGIWHIDDCLLFVLPWIPEGSFKIPEVSTLPVWVTLKEIPDCCYSRLGISHVASGLGEPILTHKPRLDPSNMGEAKVLVEMELERNFPQLIALDDKQGHIYLVKVEYTWIPSTCERCGGLGHKAKRCLLLSKPLDSSGSSANPEGVSVDIPVVDIDKNLQENNDETISGSLHKTSATVPQVPNDSSLPPLECHFIKDVPEECQASNTPQVQHDNQLAQQTLTKTLSPLVDIASTPISAYTMEFSPSNIINREVQKASMVDPLNTSAQVSEFQSPSRFAVLGDVDMAPDETTSSLGFTRGRESRPPIKFQDLVWKTTQGRGKHGRRGRGNTR, from the coding sequence ATGGGACGCCTGAGGTATCAATCCCATCAAAAGTTCTTAAACAAGGATGAGTATATCATAGGAAAGTTTCATAAGTGCTCTTTACCTCCGGGTGGATTGGTTCATGCTGTTGCTAATAGGATTTGGGGAAGAAGCTGTAAGATCTCTTGCAAGAAGCTGAGTGATTCATCCTACATGTTTCATATCCCGCATCAACCTACTCGTCATTGGGTAATCCAAAGAGGAATTTGGCATATCGATGATTGTTTGCTCTTTGTTTTGCCATGGATTCCGGAGGGGTCTTTTAAAATACCTGAAGTTTCAACACTACCGGTGTGGGTTACTCTAAAAGAAATTCCAGATTGCTGCTATTCAAGACTAGGAATTAGTCATGTTGCTTCTGGCCTTGGAGAGCCTATCTTAACTCATAAGCCTCGCTTGGATCCTTCAAACATGGGGGAAGCTAAAGTGCTAGTTGAAATGGAGTTGGAGAGAAATTTTCCGCAACTTATAGCTCTGGATGATAAGCAAGGCCATATTTATCTGGTTAAAGTAGAATACACTTGGATACCTTCAACTTGTGAGAGATGTGGCGGCTTAGGTCATAAAGCGAAGAGGTGTCTTTTGCTTTCAAAACCTCTAGATTCTTCTGGTTCCTCAGCAAATCCAGAGGGTGTGAGTGTTGACATTCCCGTTGTTGACATAGACAAAAACTTGCAGGAAAATAATGATGAAACAATCTCAGGAAGCCTTCATAAAACGTCTGCTACTGTGCCTCAGGTACCAAATGATTCTTCACTTCCTCCTTTGGAATGCCATTTTATTAAAGACGTACCAGAGGAATGCCAAGCTTCAAATACCCCACAGGTCCAACATGATAACCAACTAGCACAGCAAACTTTGACCAAGACTTTATCACCATTAGTAGATATTGCATCTACTCCCATCTCAGCTTATACTATGGAATTTTCTCCATCAAACATTATCAACAGGGAGGTCCAAAAAGCCTCTATGGTTGATCCCTTAAACACATCGGCTCAGGTAAGTGAATTTCAGAGTCCTTCTCGGTTTGCTGTCCTTGGTGATGTGGACATGGCCCCTGATGAAACAACGAGCTCGCTCGGGTTTACTAGGGGGAGGGAATCAAGACCTCCAATCAAGTTCCAAGATCTAGTATGGAAGACAACACAAGGGAGAGGTAAGCATGGCCGTCGCGGCCGTGGTAATACTCGCTAG
- the LOC106453515 gene encoding auxin-responsive protein IAA2-like, whose protein sequence is MAYEKVNELNLKDTELRLGLPGIEQDKEEQEVSCVRSNKRQLQSDNEEESTLPTKTQIVGWPPVRSYRKNNNSVSYVKVSMDGAPYLRKIDLKTYKNYPELLKALENLFKFTIGEYSERDGYKGSGVVPTYEDKDGDWMLVGDVPWDMFSSSCKRLRIMKGSDALALDSAL, encoded by the exons atggCTTACGAGAAAGTCAATGAGCTTAACCTTAAGGACACAGAGCTTCGTCTTGGATTACCCGGAATAGAGCAAGATAAGGAAGAACAAGAGGTTTCTTGCGTTAGAAGCAACAAGCGTCAACTACAAAGCGATAACGAGGAAGAATCTACACTTCCTACGAA AACTCAAATCGTTGGTTGGCCTCCGGTGAGATCTTACCGTAAGAACAACAACAGTGTGAGCTATGTGAAAGTGAGTATGGATGGAGCTCCATACCTTAGGAAAATAGATCTCAAGACATACAAAAACTATCCAGAGCTTCTCAAGGCATTAGAGAACCTGTTCAAGTTCACGATCGGTGAATACAGCGAAAGAGATGGATACAAAGGATCTGGAGTTGTACCAACGTACGAGGATAAAGATGGAGATTGGATGTTGGTTGGTGATGTTCCATGGGATATGTTCTCTTCCTCTTGTAAGAGACTCAGGATCATGAAAGGATCTGATGCTCTTGCTTTGGACTCGGCCTTatga